The following proteins are co-located in the Bubalus bubalis isolate 160015118507 breed Murrah chromosome 23, NDDB_SH_1, whole genome shotgun sequence genome:
- the DKK1 gene encoding dickkopf-related protein 1 — MTALGTAGAARVLVALVAAALCGHPLLGVSATLNFVLNSNAIKNLPRPLGGAAGHPGSAVSAAPGILFEGGSKYQTIDNHQPYPCAEDEECSADEYCASPTRGAGAQICLACRKLRKRCMRHAMCCPGNHCKNGICMPSDQNHFHRGEIEETIIESFGNEHSTLDGYSRRTTLSSRMYHTKGQEGSACLRSSDCAAGLCCARHFWSKICKPVLKEGQVCTKHRRKGSHGLEIFQRCYCGEGLSCQMQKDHHQASNSSRLHTCQRH; from the exons ATGACGGCTCTGGGCACAGCGGGTGCTGCCCGGGTCTTGGTCGCCCTGGTGGCTGCGGCTCTTTGCGGTCACCCTCTGCTGGGAGTGAGCGCCACCTTGAACTTCGTTCTCAATTCCAACGCCATCAAGAACCTGCCCCGACCGCTGGGCGGCGCTGCCGGGCACCCAGGCTCCGCAGTCAGCGCGGCTCCCGGAATTCTGTTTGAGGGAGGCAGCAAGTACCAGACCATTGACAACCACCAG CCATATCCGTGCGCTGAGGACGAGGAGTGCAGCGCAGACGAGTACTGCGCGAGTCCCACCCGCGGAGCCGGTGCGCAAATCTGCCTAGCCTGTCGGAAGCTCCGAAAACGCTGCATGCGTCACGCTATGTGCTGCCCTGGGAATCACTGCAAAAACG GGATATGCATGCCTTCTGATCAAAATCATTTCCATCGAGGGGAAATCGAGGAAACCATTATTGAAAGCTTTGGTAATGAACACAGTACCTTGGATGGGTACTCCAGAAGAACTACACTATCTTCAAGAATGTATCATACCAAAG GACAAGAAGGTTCTGCCTGTCTTCGCTCATCAGACTGTGCTGCAGGATTGTGTTGTGCTAGACATTTCTGGTCCAAGATCTGTAAACCTGTTCTCAAGGAAGGTCAAGTGTGCAccaagcacaggagaaaaggctCCCATGGGCTGGAGATATTCCAGCGTTGTTACTGTGGAGAAGGTCTGTCTTGCCAGATGCAGAAAGATCACCATCAAGCCAGTAATTCTTCCAGGCTTCACACCTGTCAGAGACACTAA